A portion of the Acidisarcina polymorpha genome contains these proteins:
- a CDS encoding helix-turn-helix transcriptional regulator: MQISETDTVATCKKTRAIREFMRGKSRLMFSSRGLGWAGLLLEQHQFPAGEWPASELSGLVLCLWNNAETLRCDHPDVNGNFVPKLVHPGTLSLYTAGALPAVRPSCPTYGLICALDPDFKHEISQEILNESNTRSVADGVISQDKRCFMDKPLQHTLEKLGDEARRGGHSGRLYANRLIRSLRTRLFDITRGASGGVWLKNKIDADTLRRLSNRLETTPETNLDLHTLATEIGYSKRHLLRSFRSNTGRSPHQYVLDLRMEKARRLMVKPALNLIDIALDCGFASQAHFTYAFRQKLGLTPSEYRRRL; the protein is encoded by the coding sequence ATGCAGATATCAGAAACAGACACCGTTGCGACGTGCAAGAAGACTCGGGCCATCCGCGAGTTTATGCGCGGCAAGTCCCGGCTTATGTTTTCAAGCCGTGGCCTAGGCTGGGCCGGCCTTCTCTTGGAGCAGCATCAGTTTCCTGCCGGCGAGTGGCCAGCGTCGGAGTTGAGTGGCTTAGTTCTTTGTCTGTGGAACAATGCGGAGACGCTCCGCTGCGATCACCCAGATGTCAATGGAAACTTTGTACCTAAGCTTGTTCACCCCGGCACCCTGTCCCTTTACACAGCTGGTGCTCTCCCAGCAGTGCGTCCGAGCTGTCCTACCTACGGTCTTATTTGTGCCTTAGACCCGGACTTCAAGCATGAGATCTCGCAAGAGATCCTAAATGAGAGCAACACGCGTAGCGTGGCAGATGGCGTCATCTCTCAGGACAAGCGTTGTTTTATGGATAAGCCTTTACAGCACACTCTCGAAAAGTTGGGCGACGAAGCGAGGCGTGGCGGACACTCTGGTCGCCTTTATGCAAATCGTTTGATTCGTTCCCTCCGAACACGGCTGTTTGATATAACCCGCGGGGCGAGCGGAGGAGTATGGTTGAAAAACAAAATAGATGCCGACACGTTGCGTCGTCTAAGTAATCGCTTGGAGACAACACCGGAGACCAATCTGGATTTGCACACACTGGCAACTGAGATCGGCTACAGCAAACGGCATCTGCTACGCTCTTTCCGTTCAAATACAGGTCGTTCTCCACATCAATACGTACTGGATCTGCGGATGGAAAAAGCTCGCCGACTGATGGTGAAGCCCGCTCTGAACCTAATTGACATTGCCCTGGACTGTGGGTTTGCCAGCCAGGCTCACTTCACCTACGCATTTCGTCAAAAGTTGGGCCTAACGCCAAGCGAGTATCGCCGTAGGCTTTGA
- a CDS encoding DUF418 domain-containing protein has protein sequence MPDKNFTSISIEPLPPGTPEVEAGPTEAPVHQTQRLPTLDVLRGVALLGILMLNIEDFAGPESLWDIPTGLLRPAFSGWHARIDYTIVVLKWMFAEGKMRSMFSILFGAGVVLLTERLEKRSALRRARSIYYRRNLWLLVFGVCHGFILWFGDILIDYSAMALIFLYPLRRLGARMLLMLGLILWLVGGTFGSTRAFDVTATLRTESQLNAAKAAGTSATLAQRALLEDASKRQQAGAVAIQETLRTRRLGFLAGWPTRVTTEVAILKLKFPTFWFLEWLGAMVTGMGLYKSGYLTNKLPVQAYLSLVIAGYALALPLVLFGIWQVFKSGFAVAAFDRWLAIPYTAEVVAGTLANTSILLLLVRSGHLRSTLGRVAFVGRTAFSNYILTTILCQFLFAWGPWKLYGKLEYYQWYVVVAAIWALNLIASSLWLRVFAFGPLEWLWRSLTYSKRQPMLLTTSRQR, from the coding sequence ATGCCCGATAAGAACTTTACTTCCATTTCAATCGAACCGCTGCCACCTGGGACGCCCGAAGTAGAGGCTGGACCGACTGAGGCTCCCGTACATCAGACCCAACGCCTACCAACACTAGACGTCCTTCGGGGCGTAGCTTTACTGGGCATCCTCATGCTTAATATAGAGGACTTTGCGGGACCTGAGTCTCTTTGGGACATTCCCACAGGCCTACTCCGTCCCGCTTTCAGCGGCTGGCATGCCCGGATCGACTACACCATTGTCGTGCTCAAGTGGATGTTTGCTGAAGGCAAGATGCGAAGCATGTTCTCCATCCTCTTCGGCGCGGGCGTGGTGCTACTGACAGAGCGACTTGAAAAGCGCTCCGCTCTAAGGCGCGCGAGGAGCATTTACTACCGCCGTAATCTATGGCTTCTCGTCTTTGGTGTTTGCCACGGCTTTATCCTGTGGTTCGGGGATATCCTGATCGACTATTCAGCGATGGCACTAATCTTCCTTTACCCGCTGCGCCGCCTCGGCGCCCGTATGCTGCTTATGTTGGGTCTCATCCTCTGGCTGGTAGGTGGAACGTTCGGCAGTACACGGGCATTTGACGTAACCGCGACGTTGCGCACAGAGAGTCAGCTTAACGCTGCCAAAGCCGCTGGCACCTCCGCGACGCTTGCACAGCGAGCGCTCTTAGAGGACGCTTCAAAACGTCAACAAGCGGGTGCAGTAGCCATTCAAGAGACTCTACGGACCCGCCGATTGGGTTTTCTGGCTGGATGGCCGACCAGAGTCACCACGGAAGTGGCGATACTCAAACTGAAGTTTCCAACCTTCTGGTTTCTTGAGTGGCTCGGTGCCATGGTCACTGGAATGGGTCTCTACAAATCTGGATACTTGACCAACAAGCTTCCGGTCCAGGCATATCTTTCATTAGTGATTGCCGGCTATGCTCTCGCTCTTCCGCTCGTTCTCTTCGGGATTTGGCAAGTCTTTAAGTCAGGCTTCGCGGTCGCTGCCTTTGACCGATGGCTGGCCATTCCTTACACCGCAGAGGTGGTAGCGGGAACGCTCGCCAACACTTCGATTCTGCTGCTTCTGGTCAGAAGCGGGCATTTGCGGAGCACTCTTGGGCGAGTCGCCTTTGTTGGTCGTACTGCCTTCAGCAACTACATCCTCACCACCATTCTCTGCCAATTCCTTTTTGCCTGGGGTCCATGGAAACTATACGGCAAACTTGAATACTACCAGTGGTACGTCGTAGTGGCGGCTATCTGGGCATTGAACCTGATCGCTAGTTCTCTGTGGCTGCGTGTCTTCGCGTTCGGCCCGCTGGAATGGCTATGGCGCTCCCTGACTTACTCGAAACGTCAGCCGATGCTACTCACTACGAGTAGACAAAGATAA
- a CDS encoding cupin domain-containing protein — translation MKPQDVVVDTNAVTMQETGHSGIQFLASPELTGSRSLAFLRGTVEGGGNIHLHAHADTECFYILEGEMEMYQDLGGKGAWQKVRQGELALIGSNVKHAWRNSSSLPCVCLIITGGDVFRYLLEVIEYRKNALQQGTPRQAMLKKIKDLATETHGWFATPEENAAIGLKFG, via the coding sequence ATGAAGCCTCAAGACGTCGTCGTGGACACGAATGCAGTAACAATGCAGGAAACCGGGCATTCCGGGATTCAGTTTCTTGCATCACCAGAACTCACGGGTTCGCGCTCCCTTGCGTTCTTGCGGGGTACTGTCGAAGGGGGCGGGAATATTCATCTCCATGCACATGCTGATACGGAATGCTTTTACATTCTTGAAGGTGAGATGGAGATGTATCAGGATCTTGGGGGAAAGGGGGCCTGGCAAAAAGTACGCCAAGGTGAGCTTGCCTTGATCGGCAGCAATGTGAAGCACGCCTGGCGAAATAGCTCTTCTCTTCCCTGCGTCTGTCTCATCATTACGGGAGGCGATGTGTTTCGATATCTCTTGGAGGTCATTGAGTACCGCAAAAATGCTCTGCAACAAGGAACACCGCGACAGGCCATGCTAAAAAAGATAAAAGATCTCGCCACGGAAACTCATGGTTGGTTCGCCACGCCTGAAGAGAATGCAGCGATTGGGCTCAAGTTCGGTTAA
- a CDS encoding lysozyme inhibitor LprI family protein, protein MKSILIGVCALLTCAGALAQGPSDFSETDAKLKACVARDSSNMHVMACNSVAQIFADARLNSVYQAWAEALKHPKPDEARDDAEILKRLVTAERAWIAFRDTDCSLQSTSMLGGTGEPNAYGDCVYAMTKTRVKALEAVRNAR, encoded by the coding sequence ATGAAATCTATCCTGATCGGCGTTTGTGCTTTACTGACCTGCGCCGGCGCGCTGGCTCAAGGCCCATCGGATTTTTCCGAGACCGATGCCAAGCTCAAGGCTTGCGTGGCCAGAGACAGCAGCAACATGCACGTTATGGCCTGCAATTCCGTCGCCCAGATCTTCGCGGACGCCCGGCTGAACAGTGTCTATCAGGCCTGGGCCGAAGCGCTGAAACATCCCAAGCCAGATGAAGCCAGAGACGACGCCGAAATCCTAAAGCGCCTCGTCACGGCAGAGCGGGCCTGGATCGCATTCAGGGACACGGACTGTAGCTTGCAAAGCACATCAATGCTCGGCGGTACCGGCGAGCCCAACGCCTATGGCGACTGCGTGTACGCCATGACCAAGACGCGCGTGAAAGCGCTGGAAGCGGTTCGTAACGCCCGCTGA
- a CDS encoding DUF2235 domain-containing protein, whose protein sequence is MNKKIILCADGTWDSPHGSTGMQTDTNVRKLYMLLGDKPSQLKYYDSGVGTDGTPFEHFLGGAMGDGLFQKVQDGYSFLSYVWDPGDEIFVFGFSRGAYTARSLAGMIALFGVPTKNLDNQTVKRIFDVYRITDHDKREAAKVPLVDEYGLTEVDVRMVGVWDTVGALGIPGHLFTEFDQQKYGFLDTSLSHCIKNAFQAVSIDERRSQFKPTLWTNADGSQRDNDSQLEQVWFPGAHCDVGGSYSECQLSNITLRWMVDNAKSCGLQFDEEGLQQCFSPMPFNPLGPSHDEWKFIPWGPWKHRTVPANAVLANTVKIRFASMQPEYKPENLNTPPEAYKETEIIPAGEL, encoded by the coding sequence GTGAACAAGAAAATTATTCTGTGTGCGGATGGCACATGGGATTCACCGCATGGTTCTACCGGAATGCAAACTGATACGAACGTCCGTAAACTCTATATGCTCTTGGGGGATAAACCTTCGCAGTTGAAGTACTACGACAGTGGCGTGGGAACAGACGGCACACCATTCGAACATTTTTTGGGTGGTGCGATGGGCGATGGTCTCTTCCAGAAGGTGCAAGACGGTTATAGCTTCCTCTCTTATGTTTGGGATCCGGGCGACGAAATCTTCGTCTTCGGGTTTAGTCGCGGAGCTTATACCGCTCGCAGTTTGGCCGGCATGATAGCTCTCTTTGGTGTTCCGACCAAGAATTTAGATAATCAGACAGTCAAGCGCATTTTTGATGTGTACAGGATCACTGACCATGACAAGCGAGAGGCTGCGAAAGTGCCCCTCGTCGATGAATACGGTCTAACGGAAGTTGACGTGCGTATGGTTGGTGTCTGGGACACTGTTGGCGCACTCGGCATTCCAGGCCATCTCTTCACCGAATTCGACCAACAGAAGTACGGTTTTCTAGATACGAGCTTGAGCCATTGCATAAAGAATGCGTTTCAAGCGGTGTCAATCGACGAACGTCGTTCGCAATTCAAACCAACACTTTGGACCAATGCTGACGGGAGCCAAAGGGATAACGATTCACAGTTGGAACAGGTGTGGTTTCCGGGAGCTCATTGCGACGTAGGAGGAAGCTATTCAGAATGTCAGCTTTCCAACATCACCCTGCGCTGGATGGTAGACAACGCGAAGTCTTGTGGGCTGCAGTTTGATGAGGAAGGCCTTCAACAGTGTTTTTCGCCGATGCCCTTCAATCCCCTAGGACCGAGTCACGATGAGTGGAAGTTCATACCGTGGGGACCTTGGAAACATCGCACAGTGCCGGCGAACGCAGTGCTGGCAAATACAGTGAAAATTCGGTTTGCCAGCATGCAGCCAGAATATAAACCCGAAAACCTAAATACTCCGCCTGAAGCCTACAAGGAGACGGAGATCATTCCTGCCGGAGAGCTATAA
- a CDS encoding PhzF family phenazine biosynthesis isomerase has translation MQQYSIYQVDAFTRQAFRGNPAGVVPDARGLSATAMQFMAREMNKSETAFIFPSSDPSGDVEVRFFTPTAEVPICGHATIAAHYVLAVEGAPLGTRRQQTAAGMLAVESEKFDGVIRIWMHQQLANFSPPLEGQQVDALLKALGLAASDVESNSPVQIVSTGHSKVVIPVRRRKKIAGLSPDMNALCSLSTRIGCNGYYTWTMEDPDPGNLSHGRMFAPIIGIPEDPVTGNASGCLGAYLVHHDLLSGDETGVASFYAGQGLEVGRPGRVLVEATRSSSDVPIAIRIAGEAVITLKGIMVAP, from the coding sequence GTGCAGCAATATTCGATCTATCAGGTGGATGCGTTCACCAGGCAGGCATTCAGAGGTAATCCCGCTGGCGTTGTCCCCGACGCGCGGGGTCTCTCGGCTACCGCCATGCAGTTCATGGCGCGCGAGATGAACAAATCGGAGACTGCCTTCATCTTCCCAAGCAGCGATCCGAGCGGAGACGTTGAAGTGCGCTTTTTCACGCCCACTGCCGAAGTTCCTATATGCGGCCACGCGACGATCGCTGCTCATTACGTCCTGGCAGTAGAAGGAGCGCCACTTGGAACGCGTCGGCAGCAGACTGCAGCCGGAATGCTGGCTGTTGAATCTGAGAAGTTCGATGGAGTGATCAGGATCTGGATGCACCAGCAGCTTGCCAACTTCTCCCCTCCGCTGGAAGGCCAGCAGGTGGACGCTTTGCTGAAGGCCCTTGGTCTGGCAGCAAGCGATGTAGAGAGCAATAGCCCAGTCCAAATCGTTTCAACAGGCCATTCAAAGGTCGTCATTCCTGTTCGTCGCCGAAAGAAAATTGCGGGTCTGTCCCCAGACATGAATGCTTTATGTAGCCTTAGCACTCGAATTGGTTGCAACGGCTACTACACCTGGACGATGGAAGATCCCGATCCAGGCAATCTCTCCCACGGTCGCATGTTTGCGCCCATCATTGGGATTCCGGAAGATCCCGTCACTGGGAATGCGAGCGGTTGCCTTGGGGCCTATCTCGTTCACCACGATCTTCTGTCGGGCGACGAAACCGGGGTGGCTTCATTCTACGCGGGTCAAGGCTTGGAAGTCGGCCGGCCTGGACGCGTACTAGTTGAGGCTACGCGTTCGTCTTCAGATGTGCCAATCGCTATCAGAATTGCTGGGGAGGCTGTCATTACACTTAAAGGAATCATGGTGGCTCCGTAA
- a CDS encoding FAD-binding oxidoreductase: MSTGSKLQIEIDKGAQLATDLRAHLEGADVFGGSDDPGVDFGPWNIAEAQRPLARIECRTAGQVSTALKIAADHDVPVSVCGGREDAFARNSRAGFLVVDLRHMDNVNYDAVTRVARIGGGVTTSRLLSRLSSDIVTPTTCNANVGLIGAATGGGYGLLAGSYGLVCDALLGVEMVLANGQQVSVDATHEPDLFWALRGGGNGFGVVTSARLATYSCPHVLSTQINFPLSSGRRPLMIIQDLLDEEPDRLGLTPVFAKVDDGPAILSLQFAWNGLEEEGRAVLKVLSDLPGAQVANVGLVPFRETLDRGELWPWGKVWGARTRSLSRLDGAVVDTCLEGAETMPSLGARLFLHDFHGYASRVPLSETAFALREDHYVAAACGMSEPSDRDGEEIMRKWLDNVAGSLEKSAMPGGYVNFLAPSDTERVERFYGQAAERLRAIKLQVDPHDRFRSATARLRP, encoded by the coding sequence ATGTCGACTGGATCAAAGTTGCAAATTGAGATAGACAAAGGCGCGCAGCTCGCAACAGATCTTCGCGCTCACCTCGAGGGAGCAGATGTGTTTGGCGGGAGCGACGACCCAGGCGTGGACTTTGGACCGTGGAACATCGCCGAGGCACAGCGCCCGCTTGCACGCATAGAGTGCCGCACTGCGGGGCAGGTCTCAACCGCATTGAAGATCGCTGCAGATCACGACGTTCCGGTCAGCGTCTGCGGCGGCCGCGAAGATGCGTTCGCGCGCAACAGTCGGGCAGGTTTCCTTGTCGTCGACCTGCGCCACATGGACAATGTTAACTATGACGCAGTAACGCGGGTCGCGCGCATCGGTGGTGGCGTGACCACCAGCCGTCTGCTCAGCCGGCTCTCGTCGGATATCGTGACACCTACCACGTGCAACGCAAACGTAGGTTTGATTGGCGCGGCGACGGGGGGGGGCTACGGTTTACTAGCCGGTAGCTATGGTCTCGTGTGCGATGCGCTGCTCGGAGTTGAGATGGTCTTAGCCAACGGTCAGCAGGTGAGCGTAGATGCGACGCACGAACCGGACCTTTTTTGGGCGCTTCGTGGCGGAGGCAACGGCTTTGGTGTCGTGACTTCCGCAAGGCTTGCGACCTACTCTTGTCCGCACGTACTAAGCACGCAAATCAACTTTCCGCTGTCGTCGGGAAGGCGTCCGCTGATGATCATTCAGGATTTGCTCGATGAAGAGCCGGATCGCTTGGGCCTTACACCGGTCTTTGCAAAAGTCGACGATGGACCGGCCATCCTGTCGCTCCAGTTCGCTTGGAACGGTCTAGAAGAAGAAGGACGGGCTGTTCTCAAGGTGTTGAGCGACCTACCAGGCGCCCAGGTGGCGAATGTGGGGCTCGTGCCGTTTCGCGAAACACTGGATAGGGGTGAACTTTGGCCTTGGGGAAAGGTTTGGGGCGCCCGCACCCGATCCCTCAGCCGCCTTGATGGTGCAGTGGTGGACACATGTCTTGAGGGAGCCGAAACCATGCCCTCCCTTGGGGCCCGGTTATTTCTCCACGACTTTCATGGCTACGCTTCCCGAGTTCCGCTATCGGAGACGGCCTTTGCGCTCCGTGAAGATCACTATGTCGCCGCCGCTTGTGGCATGTCAGAGCCTAGTGACAGGGATGGCGAGGAGATCATGCGCAAGTGGTTGGACAACGTGGCCGGCAGTCTCGAAAAATCGGCCATGCCGGGTGGGTACGTCAATTTCCTTGCTCCTTCAGACACGGAACGGGTCGAACGCTTCTACGGCCAAGCTGCGGAGAGACTTCGGGCGATCAAGCTGCAAGTTGATCCCCACGATCGGTTCCGCAGCGCTACGGCTCGACTGCGGCCGTGA
- a CDS encoding nuclear transport factor 2 family protein, which produces MSISWCLAPLLATAAVLLSQPDDAKLRAELRAKDEVLLNAVHRGDQMTWAAVTTEDFLYIEDGQVLTRKLFLEQLKEDGYTPLIIRTFEVQRIGTTAMVLHLDDVPTRPLRDRRNSHLLFSETWQLTGRVWKLRRVDITRLRVDPPAITLSREQLDDITGTYRASGETCTIRREDNRILVYRTGQPTQEWKAESRDLFFAPGDARSRKIFWRSQDGRVTGFADRDESSEVDWERQLTPSATIAPER; this is translated from the coding sequence ATGTCAATTTCTTGGTGCCTTGCACCGTTGCTCGCGACAGCTGCGGTACTGCTTTCGCAACCGGATGACGCTAAACTGAGAGCAGAGCTTCGCGCGAAAGATGAGGTTTTGCTGAACGCGGTACATCGAGGAGATCAGATGACCTGGGCGGCGGTCACCACTGAGGACTTCCTCTATATCGAGGATGGTCAAGTTCTAACCCGAAAACTCTTTCTAGAACAACTCAAGGAAGATGGTTATACTCCTCTGATCATCCGCACATTTGAGGTGCAGCGCATTGGCACAACCGCGATGGTATTGCACTTAGATGACGTGCCGACACGTCCACTTCGTGATAGACGCAATAGTCACCTGCTGTTTTCGGAAACATGGCAGCTGACGGGGCGAGTTTGGAAGCTGCGCCGAGTGGATATCACGCGCCTTCGAGTAGATCCTCCGGCCATCACACTCAGTCGCGAACAACTGGATGACATAACAGGGACGTATAGAGCATCCGGAGAGACTTGCACGATCCGTCGTGAAGATAATCGCATTCTTGTTTACCGTACCGGACAGCCTACGCAGGAATGGAAAGCTGAATCTCGCGATTTGTTCTTTGCGCCCGGCGACGCACGATCACGCAAGATCTTTTGGCGTTCTCAAGACGGACGAGTCACTGGTTTTGCCGACCGAGATGAGAGCAGTGAAGTAGATTGGGAGCGCCAGCTCACTCCAAGTGCAACGATCGCCCCGGAACGATAA
- a CDS encoding winged helix-turn-helix transcriptional regulator, which translates to MLCAIRLHPVRLSALKRKIPSASKTALTDNLRLLEARVVVRRDLSRSV; encoded by the coding sequence ATTCTCTGCGCCATACGATTACATCCCGTGCGTTTGAGTGCACTCAAGCGCAAGATACCGTCTGCATCCAAAACGGCTCTGACCGACAACTTGCGTTTACTTGAGGCCCGAGTGGTGGTACGCCGCGACCTCAGCCGTTCGGTTTGA
- a CDS encoding NADP-dependent oxidoreductase produces the protein MSMNPTMKAVVIYEYGSNDVVQYLDVERPEPGSGEVLVKIHAAGVNPVDWKIRDGAGERMGMALPIYLGGEIAGTVEKVGEGVKNFRAGDAVFGTIKCGGFAEYAVTNSANLALKPVSLDFVNAAAVPLGALTAWQAMFEVAQLCSGQKILITNASGGVGSLAVQLAKDRGAQVTGMASGRNEEFVPSLGVDEFIDYEKQAFEEVVNNMDVVFDTVGGDTFQKAFRTLRKGGFLATVVAFPKDEAQKYGVSVARVQCKPNAEQLGLIRELVDTGKLKAHIATVLPLREVKQALELSAAGRTRGKIVLEIVAGSL, from the coding sequence ATGTCCATGAATCCAACTATGAAGGCGGTAGTCATCTACGAGTATGGCAGCAACGATGTCGTCCAGTACCTCGATGTTGAGCGTCCTGAGCCGGGCTCTGGAGAAGTGTTGGTCAAAATCCACGCGGCGGGTGTGAATCCTGTGGACTGGAAGATCCGCGATGGAGCAGGCGAGCGAATGGGCATGGCTCTGCCCATCTACCTCGGCGGTGAGATCGCCGGGACCGTGGAAAAGGTCGGTGAGGGCGTTAAGAATTTTCGGGCAGGCGATGCAGTCTTCGGCACGATCAAGTGCGGTGGCTTTGCCGAGTACGCGGTCACCAACTCAGCAAACCTTGCGCTCAAGCCTGTCAGCCTGGACTTCGTGAACGCGGCGGCCGTGCCGCTGGGCGCGCTAACGGCATGGCAGGCTATGTTCGAAGTAGCCCAACTCTGCAGCGGACAGAAGATTCTGATCACCAACGCTTCGGGGGGTGTCGGCTCGCTTGCTGTTCAACTCGCCAAGGACCGAGGTGCGCAGGTTACTGGCATGGCATCCGGGCGAAATGAGGAGTTCGTGCCGAGCTTGGGCGTGGACGAGTTCATCGACTACGAAAAGCAAGCCTTTGAAGAGGTTGTTAACAACATGGACGTGGTGTTCGACACCGTAGGTGGCGACACCTTCCAGAAGGCATTCCGCACGTTGAGGAAGGGGGGCTTCCTAGCGACGGTGGTTGCGTTTCCCAAGGACGAGGCGCAGAAGTACGGTGTGAGCGTCGCGCGGGTCCAATGCAAGCCCAACGCTGAACAACTGGGCCTCATCCGTGAACTGGTAGACACGGGCAAGCTCAAGGCGCATATTGCCACCGTGCTACCGCTCCGGGAAGTCAAGCAAGCCCTTGAGCTTTCTGCTGCTGGACGCACGCGCGGAAAAATCGTCCTGGAGATCGTAGCCGGCTCACTATAA
- a CDS encoding siphovirus Gp157 family protein, with product MDEGKWQSSRDLLSRDLKKVEGQEFTLRIQKNSQDSVKVTDEEAIPTAYRRIEARIDGVLGETVLSLLPEDLRQNP from the coding sequence ATGGATGAGGGAAAATGGCAAAGTAGTCGCGACCTCCTAAGCCGTGATCTGAAGAAGGTCGAGGGCCAAGAGTTCACGCTTCGCATCCAGAAGAACAGCCAGGACTCCGTGAAGGTCACCGACGAGGAGGCCATCCCGACAGCGTATCGAAGGATCGAGGCGAGGATCGACGGCGTCCTTGGGGAAACCGTCCTTTCGCTGCTGCCGGAAGACCTGAGGCAAAACCCTTGA
- a CDS encoding response regulator transcription factor yields the protein MKTILLVDADLVSSTGLQRTLRGFGFSVQIAENAEAAHTAVSTTRFDLILVDFDLSIPKQPRAQVTSGTGLVRELRAAKVNTPILMYTALEAEWYETASLDAGADDFILKRAPKSTLLSRIHAHLRRYDRDVRKAPSSTRRLGIGRFVLDRTARVLAVDEKPIPLTARETELLELLAANPERVVPTQEILDKLWQEGDKKSSAALNSALKRFRQKLDENQIQDLVENVKGRGFKLAPSSLSQSS from the coding sequence ATGAAAACGATACTTCTAGTGGATGCTGATCTTGTCTCTTCGACGGGATTGCAGCGCACTCTTCGTGGCTTCGGCTTCTCGGTTCAAATCGCTGAGAACGCGGAAGCTGCCCATACCGCCGTGAGCACGACAAGATTCGATCTGATCTTGGTCGACTTTGACCTAAGCATACCGAAACAGCCCCGGGCGCAAGTAACCTCCGGCACAGGATTGGTTCGCGAATTGCGAGCGGCGAAGGTGAACACTCCGATCTTGATGTATACGGCGCTTGAGGCCGAGTGGTACGAAACGGCGTCTCTCGATGCCGGTGCAGATGACTTCATCCTGAAGCGCGCCCCGAAATCGACGCTTCTCTCCCGCATTCATGCGCACCTTCGACGTTATGACCGTGACGTGAGAAAGGCCCCAAGCAGCACGCGCCGGCTTGGCATAGGCCGGTTTGTACTCGATCGGACCGCCCGGGTTCTGGCTGTTGATGAAAAGCCGATCCCATTGACGGCGAGAGAAACCGAGCTACTGGAGTTATTGGCGGCGAACCCGGAACGGGTGGTTCCTACCCAGGAGATACTGGATAAGCTGTGGCAGGAAGGGGACAAGAAGTCATCGGCTGCGCTGAACAGCGCACTGAAGCGTTTTCGCCAGAAACTTGATGAAAACCAGATACAGGATCTGGTTGAGAACGTGAAAGGTCGCGGCTTCAAATTGGCTCCCTCAAGCCTAAGTCAGAGCTCCTGA
- a CDS encoding helix-turn-helix domain-containing protein — protein sequence MPQTKGTIVPSLAAPLRKHCYVAKREERPSASLEQAFGQILQVLRKKQRLSQMDLAVATGYSLRYIGDIERGTKSATMRTMHDLATLLNVRLSVLVVEAERLWESDTKTRKRTQRPKR from the coding sequence GTGCCACAAACAAAAGGCACTATAGTGCCTTCGCTGGCGGCGCCACTTAGAAAGCATTGCTATGTGGCCAAAAGAGAAGAACGTCCTAGTGCGTCATTAGAGCAGGCATTTGGCCAGATTCTGCAGGTGTTGAGGAAGAAGCAACGTTTGTCGCAGATGGATTTGGCTGTCGCAACTGGCTACAGCTTGCGCTATATCGGCGATATCGAGCGAGGGACAAAGAGCGCGACAATGCGAACCATGCACGATTTGGCCACACTGTTGAATGTGAGGCTCAGCGTGTTGGTTGTCGAAGCTGAGCGCTTATGGGAGAGCGACACGAAAACAAGGAAGCGCACTCAACGTCCAAAACGATAG
- a CDS encoding helix-turn-helix domain-containing protein: protein MGKPVGADENRKSKTPRQVFGRAVTELRVSRELSQVSLASALGYSTNYLGQIERGAANVTVDVMAAVSSYFKLSIGQFWSYAEGLPTRPQKKR, encoded by the coding sequence GTGGGCAAACCGGTCGGAGCTGACGAGAACCGCAAATCGAAGACTCCACGTCAGGTGTTTGGGCGTGCCGTCACAGAGCTGCGTGTGTCGAGAGAACTGTCGCAGGTCTCCTTGGCTTCGGCCCTTGGCTATAGCACCAATTACCTCGGACAAATTGAGCGCGGTGCTGCGAATGTGACCGTCGATGTAATGGCAGCGGTCAGCAGCTACTTCAAGTTGTCGATTGGGCAATTCTGGTCGTACGCCGAGGGGCTCCCGACTCGACCACAAAAGAAACGATAG